A DNA window from Drosophila sechellia strain sech25 chromosome X, ASM438219v1, whole genome shotgun sequence contains the following coding sequences:
- the LOC6617930 gene encoding uncharacterized protein LOC6617930 isoform X2 codes for MTSPSVVTTVVIQDLHNILSPEDLPKVPNMPVAQDTDVVLNSSAGTTASIATNSSPLANHKPGSSPPASHSQQTTPQKNRYKNHNNNQEDINSIESISSLTRFQGIATDFDWIDEMAGQRNSNEMMHTNKRKMPKKVEALSADQLDAKSFGYDNDKAKLNRKEYDDNDEKVVKCLYYSLMCCDCTIS; via the exons ATGACTTCGCCCAGCGTGGTCACCACCGTTGTAATACAGGACTTG CACAACATTTTGAGCCCCGAGGATTTGCCGAAGGTGCCAAATATGCCAGTAGCACAGGATACCGATGTGGTGCTAAATAGCTCGGCGGGAACCACAGCATCGATAGCAACCAACTCTTCGCCACTGGCCAATCATAAGCCGGGCTCGTCGCCGCCCGCATCCCATTCCCAGCAAACAACGCCACAGAAAAATAGATATAagaaccacaacaacaatcaG GAGGATATCAATTCGATCGAGAGCATTTCCAGTTTAACCAGATTTCAGGGTATCGCCACAGACTTCGATTGGATCGACGAGATGGCGGGACAGCGAAACAGCAACGAAATGATGCACACGAATAAGCGGAAGATGCCCAAGAAGGTGGAGGCCCTGTCCGCCGATCAGTTGGATGCCAAATCCTTTGGCTATGACAATGACAAGGCCAAATTGAATCGCAAGGAGTACGATGACAACGACGAGAAGGTCGTCAAATGCTTGTACTACTCACTGATGTGCTGCGACTGTACTATATCTTAA
- the LOC6617931 gene encoding trimeric intracellular cation channel type 1B.1 has product MDPEAFLDVANQVIKLKMFPFFDIAHSLLAALAVREDLGANAQAFSRKHPLACWLSTMLVIFAGGMVANGLLGEPILAPLKNTGQLLVGTAVWYVVFYTPFDIGYKVAKFLPVKIVASAMKEIYRAKKVYDGVGHAAKLYPNAWIIMIIIGTLKGNGAGFTKLIERLIRGAWTPTAMEFMQPSFYTKASLLASIIFVLDKKTDWISAPHALVYFGIVIFLVYFKLSSILLGIHDPFLPLENLCCAIFFGGIWDSLAKILGRGQAKDGDSKDVKKSN; this is encoded by the exons ATGGACCCGGAAGCATTTTTGGACGTGGCCAACCAGGTCATCAAGCTGAAAATGTTTCCGTTCTTCGACATCGCTCACAGTCTACTTGCCGCGCTGGCCGTGCGCGAGGACTTGGGCGCCAATGCCCAGGCGTTTTCGCGGAAGCATCCGCTCGCCTGCTGGCTCTCCACCATGCTGGTGATCTTCGCCGGCGGTATGGTGGCCAACGGACTGCTGGGCGAACCGATACTGGCCCCACTCAAGAACACTGGTCAGCTTCTCGTGGGCACAGCTGTGTG GTACGTCGTCTTCTACACGCCATTTGACATCGGTTACAAGGTGGCCAAGTTCCTGCCCGTGAAGATCGTTGCCAGTGCCATGAAGGAGATCTACCGGGCAAAAAAGGTGTACGATGGTGTGGGACATGCGGCCAAGCTGTATCCGAATGCCTGGATAATCATGATCATCATCGGCACGCTGAAGGGCAACGGAGCGGGATTCACCAAGCTGATCGAGCGTCTCATCCGTGGAGCATGGACTCCAACGGCCATGGAATTCATGCAGCCCAGCTT CTACACCAAGGCTTCCCTGCTAGCCTCGATCATCTTTGTGCTGGACAAGAAGACCGACTGGATCTCAGCACCGCATGCGCTCGTTTACTTTGGCATCGTCATATTCCTGGTCTACTTTAAGCTGTCTTCCATTCTGCTGGGCATCCACGATCCCTTCCTGCCGCTGGAGAACCTCTGCTGTGCCATCTTTTTCGGCGGCATTTGGGACAGCCTGGCCAAGATCCTGGGCCGCGGGCAGGCCAAGGACGGCGATAGCAAAGATGTTAAGAAGAGCAACTAA
- the LOC6617930 gene encoding uncharacterized protein LOC6617930 isoform X1, with product MASKSTKKSKPSGMRILWIPGRKSHSKGRFNATNKHVSYSGPQKKSEVWSLGGSKAQAELIDFPSPDLSGNSPSSSLSIVATCSLVQGCANSDRASSEDLAIASETATLPTTPVSPNSPIPYSPTSETATASTRAMTSPSVVTTVVIQDLHNILSPEDLPKVPNMPVAQDTDVVLNSSAGTTASIATNSSPLANHKPGSSPPASHSQQTTPQKNRYKNHNNNQEDINSIESISSLTRFQGIATDFDWIDEMAGQRNSNEMMHTNKRKMPKKVEALSADQLDAKSFGYDNDKAKLNRKEYDDNDEKVVKCLYYSLMCCDCTIS from the exons ATGGCTTCCAAATCAACGAAAAAGAGTAAACCGAGCGGTATGCGCATATTGTGGATACCGGGCCGAAAGTCCCATTCCAAGGGCCGTTTTAATGCCACCAACAAGCATGTCTCGTACTCGGGACCACAGAAAAAGAGCGAAGTATGGTCCTTGGGCGGCAGCAAGGCTCAGGCCGAGCTGATCGACTT TCCCTCCCCCGATTTGTCTGGCAACTCACCATCATCGTCGCTTAGCATTGTGGCCACCTGTTCGCTGGTCCAAGGATGCGCAAACAGCGATAGAGCATCCTCTGAGGACTTGGCCATCGCTTCGGAGACTGCCACACTGCCGACCACGCCTGTCAGCCCGAACTCACCCATCCCGTATAGTCCTACTTCCGAGACTGCAACCGCATCCACGCGAGCTATGACTTCGCCCAGCGTGGTCACCACCGTTGTAATACAGGACTTG CACAACATTTTGAGCCCCGAGGATTTGCCGAAGGTGCCAAATATGCCAGTAGCACAGGATACCGATGTGGTGCTAAATAGCTCGGCGGGAACCACAGCATCGATAGCAACCAACTCTTCGCCACTGGCCAATCATAAGCCGGGCTCGTCGCCGCCCGCATCCCATTCCCAGCAAACAACGCCACAGAAAAATAGATATAagaaccacaacaacaatcaG GAGGATATCAATTCGATCGAGAGCATTTCCAGTTTAACCAGATTTCAGGGTATCGCCACAGACTTCGATTGGATCGACGAGATGGCGGGACAGCGAAACAGCAACGAAATGATGCACACGAATAAGCGGAAGATGCCCAAGAAGGTGGAGGCCCTGTCCGCCGATCAGTTGGATGCCAAATCCTTTGGCTATGACAATGACAAGGCCAAATTGAATCGCAAGGAGTACGATGACAACGACGAGAAGGTCGTCAAATGCTTGTACTACTCACTGATGTGCTGCGACTGTACTATATCTTAA
- the LOC6617932 gene encoding negative elongation factor D has product MEMEYDDSGWQGRAKGQTNPEETLEDNPQKTIQECLEKFLTPDYIMEPGIFTQLKRYFQSGGSPEEVISMLSENYKAVAQMANLLAEWLILAGVKVTEVQAMVENHLKEMILKSFDPKKADTIFTEEGETPDWLTEMIDHYTWRSLIYRLAEEYPDCLMLNFTIKLISDAGFQSEITSISTAAQQIEVFSRVLKTSIVKFLNNPDDVHGAIQECARMVCHGQHTYVYSQVLIQVLSQEQKGGFNMKRLSQEIIKYALQNNQNVTPITMALNGSAVYPQACQALTSMLTRNTLNPADITVLFRNYSGSDPPPIDLIRNPQFLELLVDALFRSGVKINPEHKPKYMFLLAYASAVIDQPAKKRPMTERMLNKEELKSTIQAIEKAHTICNVDQGSTELIAELQTLYNCIKYPVVGVGVIRWIENVVMEPSYFKLSTDSCPTHLAVLDEVAAVHPTLQQQILFLLIRLFESKQDELEILVQLEMKKMILDRMVNLLTRGCVVPVLRYIKQCCAIEDTDISLIRYFVTEVLETITHPYSPEFVQLFLPMVENEEITGTMRGEGDNDPVSEFIVHCKAHYTTV; this is encoded by the exons atggaaatggaatacGACGACTCTGGTTGGCAGGGCCGCGCCAAAGGACAAACAAATCCGGAG GAAACGCTTGAGGACAATCCGCAGAAGACGATACAGGAATGCCTGGAGAAGTTCCTCACACCGGACTACATCATGGAGCCGGGGATATTTACGCAGCTGAAGCGCTACTTCCAGTCGGGCGGATCTCCGGAGGAGGTTATATCGATGCTATCGGAGAACTACAAGGCGGTAGCCCAGATGGCCAACCTGCTTGCGGAGTGGCTCATCCTGGCGGGCGTCAAGGTTACCGAGGTCCAGGCCATGGTGGAGAATCATCTCAAGGAAATGATACTTAAGTCCTTCGATCCCAAGAAGGCGGACACCATATTCACGGAGGAGGGTGAGACGCCCGACTGGCTAACCGAGATGATCGACCACTATACATGGCGCTCGCTAATCTACCGACTGGCCGAAGAATATCCCGATTGTCTAATGCTCAACTTTACAATCAAGTTGATCTCGGACGCGGGCTTCCAGAGCGAGATCACTTCCATTTCGACGGCGGCACAGCAGATTGAGGTTTTCTCGCGGGTGCTGAAGACCTCGATCGTCAAGTTTCTGAACAATCCGGATGATGTGCATGGCGCCATTCAGGAGTGCGCCCGAATGGTCTGCCATGGGCAGCACACCTACGTCTACTCCCAGGTGCTCATCCAGGTCCTCAGCCAGGAGCAGAAGGGTGGGTTCAACATGAAGCGGCTCTCCCAGGAAATTATTAAATACGCCCTGCAGAA CAATCAAAATGTAACGCCGATTACAATGGCCCTGAATGGTTCGGCAGTCTATCCGCAGGCATGTCAAGCCCTAACTTCCATGCTCACCCGCAATACACTGAATCCCGCCGATATCACCGTGCTGTTTCGCAACTACTCCGGTTCCGATCCGCCGCCCATCGACCTGATACGAAACCCTCAGTTTCTTGAGCTCCTGGTAGACGCGCTCTTCCGTTCCGGCGTCAAGATCAATCCCGAGCACAAGCCGAAGTATATGTTTTTGTTAGCCTACGCGTCTGCGGTCATCGATCAGCCTGCCAAAAAGCGACCAATGACTGAGCGCATGCTAAACAAGGAGGAGCTAAAGAGCACCATTCAGGCTATCGAAAAGGCACACACCATTTGTAATGTGGACCAGGGTTCCACCGAGCTAATCGCCGAGTTGCAAACGCTCTACAATTGCATCAA ATATCCTGTGGTGGGCGTTGGTGTCATTCGGTGGATCGAAAACGTGGTTATGGAGCCTTCGTATTTCAAGCTATCCACCGACAGCTGTCCCACGCACTTGGCGGTACTCGATGAAGTGGCCGCCGTTCATCCCACCCTGCAGCAGCAGATCCTCTTCCTGCTCATCCGCTTGTTTGAGTCCAAGCAGGATGAGCTGGAGATTCTCGTTCAACTGGAAATGAAGAAAATGATCCTGGACCGAATGGTTAACCTGTTGACGCGCGGCTGCGTTGTACCCGTTCTCAGATACATAAAGCAGTGCTGCGCCATCGAGGACACAGACATTTCGCTAATCCGATACTTCGTCACCGAGGTGCTGGAGACCATCACACATCCCTACTCGCCGGAGTTTGTGCAGCTGTTCCTGCCGATGGTGGAGAACGAGGAGATCACCGGCACAATGCGCGGCGAGGGCGACAACGATCCCGTGTCCGAGTTCATTG TTCACTGCAAGGCGCACTACACGACTGTATAG